One part of the Oceanihabitans sp. IOP_32 genome encodes these proteins:
- a CDS encoding thioredoxin family protein yields the protein MKKSIFYHAGCPVCVSAEHDIINLIGAENIDIVHFGEDNSRVSEAENAGVKSVPALVTPNGNVLHINFGASMEAIKG from the coding sequence ATGAAGAAATCAATTTTTTATCACGCAGGGTGTCCAGTATGTGTTAGTGCAGAACACGACATTATTAATTTAATAGGAGCAGAAAATATTGACATCGTTCATTTTGGAGAAGACAATTCCAGAGTTTCAGAAGCCGAAAACGCCGGTGTAAAATCGGTTCCAGCATTGGTAACACCAAACGGAAATGTGCTTCATATCAACTTTGGTGCTTCTATGGAAGCTATAAAAGGCTAG
- the trxA gene encoding thioredoxin — MALEITDATFEETVLKSDKPVLVDFWAAWCGPCRMVGPIIEEISTEYDGKAVVGKVDVDANQEFAAKYGVRNIPTVLVFQNGEVVGRQVGVAPKNAYTEAIDALL; from the coding sequence ATGGCATTAGAAATAACAGATGCAACTTTTGAAGAAACGGTATTAAAAAGTGACAAGCCTGTATTGGTAGATTTTTGGGCGGCTTGGTGTGGACCATGTAGAATGGTTGGGCCAATTATTGAAGAAATTAGCACGGAGTACGATGGTAAAGCTGTTGTAGGGAAGGTAGATGTTGATGCGAATCAAGAATTTGCTGCAAAATACGGTGTGCGTAACATTCCAACTGTATTGGTTTTCCAAAACGGAGAGGTTGTGGGCAGACAAGTGGGAGTAGCGCCTAAAAACGCGTATACCGAAGCTATCGACGCACTTTTATAG
- a CDS encoding DUF2024 family protein, translating into MLFDILVSTKINDAQIVLNYGTAYLKSKTFKTEKLSLKICRFCHIEHATAAIVNDIQNKGYSLIEMENCD; encoded by the coding sequence ATGCTTTTTGATATCTTAGTGTCAACTAAAATAAATGATGCTCAAATCGTTTTAAACTATGGCACAGCATATTTAAAAAGCAAAACTTTTAAAACAGAAAAACTATCATTAAAAATTTGCAGATTTTGTCATATTGAACATGCTACCGCTGCTATTGTAAACGATATTCAAAACAAAGGTTATTCGCTTATTGAAATGGAAAACTGCGATTAA
- a CDS encoding SRPBCC family protein: MEQVCNPITKAEEISTWFIPNDFKAEPRYQYTFTSPPNEKGCTVTSGKAKKAHTYILIYTWIVGDTKVETIVKWELEATQNGTKLSLEHSNIYNYACETAVARFESFNGGWDNCISSSTSY; encoded by the coding sequence ATAGAACAAGTGTGCAACCCCATTACAAAAGCCGAAGAAATCTCTACTTGGTTTATTCCTAACGATTTTAAAGCAGAACCCAGATACCAATACACCTTTACCTCACCTCCAAACGAAAAAGGATGTACGGTTACCAGCGGCAAGGCAAAAAAAGCCCATACGTACATACTAATCTACACGTGGATAGTAGGCGACACCAAAGTTGAAACCATCGTAAAATGGGAATTAGAAGCTACCCAAAATGGCACAAAACTATCATTAGAGCATTCTAATATCTATAACTATGCATGTGAAACTGCGGTTGCTAGGTTCGAAAGTTTTAATGGTGGTTGGGATAACTGCATTTCTAGTTCAACCAGTTATTAA
- a CDS encoding MarR family winged helix-turn-helix transcriptional regulator codes for MSDNIFNPTHQETNIYNKIVAGLERISEAFKVLLWEKAKLMGLSPIQIQILIFINYHKIEFCNVSHLAKEFNLTKPTISDAVKVLVNKKLIEKTCSTSDSRSYAIQLTDSGNTIVSKTENFAHPLKKQLKGISNENLESTFETLTTLIYKLNQIGILTVQRTCYGCKFYQKNNHQHFCNLLDKELLNSEIRIDCNEFEDKA; via the coding sequence ATGAGCGATAATATTTTTAATCCAACACATCAAGAAACCAATATCTATAATAAAATTGTTGCTGGTTTAGAGCGTATTTCTGAAGCTTTTAAAGTTTTACTTTGGGAAAAAGCAAAGCTTATGGGCTTGAGTCCAATTCAAATACAAATACTCATTTTTATTAATTATCATAAAATTGAATTTTGTAATGTGAGTCATTTAGCTAAAGAATTTAACCTTACAAAACCCACAATTAGTGATGCTGTAAAGGTTTTAGTGAATAAAAAACTGATTGAAAAAACATGTTCTACTTCTGATAGTAGAAGTTATGCCATACAATTAACGGATTCTGGTAATACTATTGTTTCCAAAACCGAAAATTTTGCACATCCTTTAAAAAAACAATTAAAAGGTATTAGCAATGAAAATCTAGAATCTACCTTTGAAACGCTTACTACACTTATTTATAAATTAAATCAGATTGGCATTTTAACAGTTCAACGTACTTGCTATGGCTGTAAGTTTTACCAGAAAAATAACCATCAACATTTTTGCAATTTACTAGATAAGGAATTACTCAATTCTGAGATTCGGATAGATTGCAACGAGTTTGAAGATAAGGCTTAA
- a CDS encoding DUF58 domain-containing protein, whose translation MNLQNELNKANGFKNLELLAKQVVEGFISGMHKSPFHGFSAEFAEHKIYNQGESTRHIDWKLFAKTDKLYTKRYDDETNLRCHIIIDNSSSMHYPDMDSFSIDNLNKIGFSVLATAALMQMLKKQRDAVGLSVYSDNYDFYASEKGSERHHHMLMSELSHVLYSGAKEKTSETYKYLHQIAEKIHRRSMIFLFTDMFQTIEDDAKLFEALRHLKYNKHEVVLFHVFDKEKEFNFNFDNKPKKFIDVETGATINLFADTIKDSYGEAVSSYFNALRLKCAQYKIKYVEADINKPLSNVLTTYMLERQKFL comes from the coding sequence ATGAATTTACAAAACGAACTAAATAAAGCTAACGGATTTAAAAATCTTGAACTCCTTGCAAAACAAGTGGTAGAAGGTTTTATATCGGGCATGCATAAAAGTCCGTTTCATGGGTTTTCAGCAGAATTTGCCGAGCATAAAATATACAACCAAGGGGAGAGCACGCGGCATATAGATTGGAAATTATTTGCAAAAACAGATAAGCTTTACACCAAACGCTACGACGATGAAACGAATTTACGCTGCCATATTATTATAGATAATAGTAGCTCGATGCATTATCCAGACATGGATAGTTTTTCGATAGATAATCTTAATAAAATAGGATTTTCGGTATTAGCAACAGCAGCGTTAATGCAAATGCTTAAAAAACAAAGAGACGCGGTGGGTTTAAGTGTTTATAGTGATAATTATGACTTTTATGCATCAGAAAAGGGTAGCGAGCGACACCATCATATGCTAATGAGTGAGCTTAGTCATGTGCTGTATTCTGGAGCTAAAGAAAAAACGAGTGAAACGTATAAGTATTTACATCAAATAGCAGAAAAGATTCATAGAAGATCCATGATTTTTCTGTTTACAGATATGTTTCAAACCATAGAAGATGATGCAAAGCTCTTTGAAGCGTTACGACATTTAAAATATAACAAACATGAGGTGGTTTTATTTCATGTATTCGATAAGGAAAAAGAGTTTAATTTTAATTTTGACAATAAACCTAAAAAATTTATTGATGTCGAGACTGGTGCAACTATTAACCTCTTTGCAGATACGATTAAAGATAGTTATGGTGAAGCGGTAAGCTCTTATTTTAATGCATTACGCTTAAAATGTGCGCAATACAAAATTAAATATGTGGAGGCAGACATTAATAAACCGCTAAGTAATGTGTTAACGACTTATATGCTCGAGCGCCAAAAATTTCTTTAA
- a CDS encoding TonB-dependent receptor plug domain-containing protein produces MNLKTLFFFTILLITINYNLKAQNYPEQELDSVTITSARIDLPFKENSRTINIITSTDIKNSAAVTLTDVLQQVAGVDIRRRGTGGSQADLFIRGGGFDQTLLLIDGVKMDDAQTGHHSMNAALPIEVIERIEIIKGPAARVFGQNAFTGAINIVTKSSLKNSVSVNAETGSFGQLNGSVTVGSELEHSSHILHVGKMTSEGYRNNSDYDNSNIFLKSAFNKKEQPIEMMATFFERKFGAENFYTTNPDFNEYEETQNSLIAFTTKFQSDKFKIHPRVYWKRNQDVFLLKRFEPNFFRNVHISDKIGAEANASYRSKLGVTGFGVDMSKVYLRSNNLGDRNRFMTTVFLEHKFQFANNRLDITPGVAMTYFSDFKFNAFPGLDIGFDITNNLKAYGNIGFTYRIPTYTDLYYSDPRTNGNPNLEPEEAFAQEVGIKYISEKFRGSLSVFNRDAENLIDYIRPNLVETIYTATNIAEVNTKGLEVDAAYNLKIDSFTQTLALGYAFLEDDILEQNEALSRYALNTLKHHFTTRLSTQFTEKIRQNIVYKHAERTTGQSYNVWDASVVMQLKQVELSVTASNIFNAKYIESGFTPMPPSHVLFGLRYGFR; encoded by the coding sequence ATGAATCTAAAGACGCTCTTTTTTTTTACCATACTTTTAATAACAATAAACTACAATCTTAAGGCACAAAATTATCCAGAACAGGAGTTAGATTCTGTAACCATAACCTCGGCCCGTATCGATTTGCCTTTTAAAGAAAATTCGAGAACCATAAACATTATAACGTCTACAGATATTAAAAATAGTGCAGCTGTAACTTTAACAGATGTATTACAACAAGTTGCAGGTGTCGATATTAGACGACGTGGTACAGGAGGCAGTCAAGCCGATTTGTTTATTAGAGGTGGTGGTTTCGACCAAACCCTTCTATTAATAGATGGTGTGAAAATGGACGATGCGCAAACTGGTCATCACAGCATGAATGCGGCCTTGCCTATTGAAGTTATTGAGCGTATTGAAATCATTAAAGGACCAGCAGCACGTGTTTTTGGTCAAAACGCCTTTACAGGAGCTATTAATATCGTGACGAAATCCAGCTTAAAAAACTCGGTTTCTGTAAACGCTGAAACGGGTTCTTTCGGGCAGCTTAACGGTTCGGTTACGGTAGGTTCAGAGTTGGAACATTCGTCTCATATTCTTCATGTTGGTAAAATGACTTCTGAAGGTTATCGAAATAATTCGGATTACGATAATTCAAATATTTTCCTAAAAAGTGCGTTCAACAAAAAAGAGCAGCCCATAGAAATGATGGCGACCTTTTTTGAACGTAAATTTGGAGCCGAAAATTTTTATACCACCAATCCAGATTTCAATGAATACGAAGAAACCCAAAACAGTTTAATTGCTTTTACTACAAAATTTCAATCTGATAAATTTAAAATTCATCCTCGTGTGTATTGGAAACGCAATCAAGATGTGTTTCTATTAAAACGATTTGAACCTAATTTTTTCAGAAATGTTCATATTTCAGATAAGATTGGAGCAGAAGCCAATGCCTCATACCGATCAAAATTAGGTGTTACAGGATTTGGTGTTGATATGTCTAAAGTTTACCTACGCAGTAATAATTTAGGAGATAGAAACAGATTTATGACCACCGTGTTTCTAGAACATAAATTCCAATTTGCTAACAATCGCTTAGATATTACGCCTGGTGTGGCGATGACCTATTTTTCGGATTTTAAATTTAATGCCTTTCCTGGTTTGGATATTGGTTTTGATATTACCAACAATTTAAAAGCTTACGGAAACATTGGTTTTACTTATAGAATACCTACCTATACCGATTTGTATTATAGCGATCCAAGAACCAATGGAAATCCTAATTTAGAACCCGAAGAAGCCTTTGCTCAAGAAGTGGGAATAAAATATATAAGTGAGAAATTTAGAGGAAGTTTATCTGTTTTTAATAGAGATGCTGAAAATTTAATCGATTATATCCGGCCAAATTTGGTTGAAACCATTTACACCGCAACCAATATTGCAGAGGTGAACACGAAAGGCTTAGAGGTTGATGCCGCTTACAATTTAAAAATCGATAGTTTTACCCAAACCCTAGCTTTGGGTTACGCCTTTTTAGAGGATGATATTTTAGAGCAGAACGAAGCCTTATCTCGCTATGCCTTAAACACTTTAAAACACCATTTCACAACACGGTTAAGCACGCAGTTTACAGAAAAAATCCGTCAGAATATTGTTTATAAACATGCCGAGCGTACCACAGGACAATCTTACAATGTTTGGGATGCCTCGGTAGTTATGCAATTAAAACAAGTAGAGCTTTCTGTAACGGCAAGTAATATTTTTAATGCCAAATATATTGAATCAGGTTTTACACCCATGCCGCCAAGTCATGTTTTGTTTGGGCTGCGTTATGGTTTTAGATAA